TTGTAAGCGGCGCAGGTCCTGTTAGCAATCTCCTTAGCGTTCTTCTTCTTGCGGCGTTATGGCATGCAGCGTACGCTTTTGCAGCAGTGAATTCGCAGATCGCAATCCTTTTCTGCTATGTGTTCGGAATGGGTATTGCCGTGAATTTGATGCTTGCAGTATTTAATCTGTTGCCGATCCCTCCTCTCGATGGGAGCGGAGTGCTGGAAGGCCTGCTGCCTGAAAGTTTGTTGCGGCAATATGCTAAAATTCGACCCTACGGGTTTATCATCCTGCTTCTGCTGTTTTACCTGACTGGATTGAGCACCTGGATCTGGAGGATCATAGAATACATTGGAAAATGGCTGGGAGTGGCATGGTTTTCACTGGAACAGATTTGGTGAGGAATGATGGATTCTACGAAACCGCTTGTTGATCTCGATATTTTTCAAGGTCCTCTGGATCTACTTCTTTATCTGATTCAAAAGAACGAAATCAATATCTACGACATCCCCATAGCCACCATCACCCAACAGTATCTGGAACATCTGGAGCTGATGGAGGAATTGAATCTGAACGTTGCCGCTGAATTTATTCTCATGGCCGTGCAGCTCATAGAAATGAAGATCCGCATGTTGCTTCCGAAACCGCCTGCAGAAGAAGAGGATGAGGATTTACGAAGGCCGCTTGTGGAACAGCTATTGGATTATCAGAAGTACAAGATGGCGGCGCTGCATTTGAAGGCGAAGGAAACAGAAGGGGAGTTCTACTGGGCGCGTCCTCCGGTTTATGATCCCGATGCCGACCGCGAAGAGCTTGTGGAAGCCAGTTTGTACGACCTGGTTCATGCGTTTGCCGTGTTGTTGAAGCGAACGCAGAAAAAACATGCGCTCGCCATTGAGCCGGATCAATTTACGGTGAAGGAAAAAATTCAGGAGCTCAGCGAGTTTCTGGAACAGAAAGAGAGTTTCAGTTTGAATGAGTATGCGAGCGAATTGCAAACGCGAATCGAAATGATCGTTCTATTTCTGGCTATCCTGGAGATGCTTCGATTGAGTATGCTCCGGATCTATCAAGGGGAAACCTTCGGCGA
Above is a genomic segment from bacterium containing:
- a CDS encoding segregation/condensation protein A — translated: MDSTKPLVDLDIFQGPLDLLLYLIQKNEINIYDIPIATITQQYLEHLELMEELNLNVAAEFILMAVQLIEMKIRMLLPKPPAEEEDEDLRRPLVEQLLDYQKYKMAALHLKAKETEGEFYWARPPVYDPDADREELVEASLYDLVHAFAVLLKRTQKKHALAIEPDQFTVKEKIQELSEFLEQKESFSLNEYASELQTRIEMIVLFLAILEMLRLSMLRIYQGETFG
- a CDS encoding site-2 protease family protein, with the protein product MKWVDLIQFLVQYMFFLLSAAVHESAHAWSAYKFGDPTAKLQGRISLNPANHIDILGTVIIPFMVFLSGVPIIGWARPTPVNPENFSKPRRDSMFVSGAGPVSNLLSVLLLAALWHAAYAFAAVNSQIAILFCYVFGMGIAVNLMLAVFNLLPIPPLDGSGVLEGLLPESLLRQYAKIRPYGFIILLLLFYLTGLSTWIWRIIEYIGKWLGVAWFSLEQIW